The following are encoded together in the Tribolium castaneum strain GA2 chromosome 3, icTriCast1.1, whole genome shotgun sequence genome:
- the Ras64B gene encoding ras-like protein 2 produces MSKVTDRPNSYQTYKLVIVGGGGVGKSAITLQFIQSYFVTDYDPTIEDSYTKQCVIDDIPAKLDILDTAGQEEFSAMREQYMRSGEGFLLVFSVTERSSFEEVYKFHKQILRVKDRDEFPMLMVGNKVDLEHQRVVWQEEAQQLARQLKIPYIECSAKMRMNVDNAFYELVRVVRKFQLSERPPLKTGYMKRNKKKCCML; encoded by the exons ATGTCTAAGGTAACGGACAGGCCCAACAGTTATCAGACGTACAAATTGGTTATTGTGGGTGGAGGTGGTGTCGGAAAGTCCGCAATAACTTTGCAATTTATCCAG AGCTACTTCGTTACCGACTACGACCCCACCATTGAGGACTCTTACACCAAACAATGTGTCATCGACGATATCCCCGCAAAACTAGACA TTTTGGACACCGCCGGTCAGGAGGAATTCAGCGCCATGCGGGAACAATACATGAGATCGGGTGAAGGCTTCTTGCTCGTCTTTTCAGTAACAGAAAGGTCCAGCTTCGAGGAAGTGTACAAATTCCACAAACAGATCCTTAGAGTGAAGGACCGCGACGAGTTCCCCATGCTGATGGTGGGAAACAAG GTGGATCTGGAGCACCAGCGAGTCGTTTGGCAAGAGGAGGCGCAGCAGCTGGCCAGACAATTAAAAATCCCGTACATTGAATGCAGTGCCAAAATGAGGATGAATGTGGATAATGCCTTCTACGAACTGGTCCGCGTTGTGCGAAAATTCCAGTTATCGGAAAGACCGCCTCTAAAGACCGGCTACATGAAAAGGAACAAGAAAAAATGCTGCATGCTGTGA